A region from the Drosophila mauritiana strain mau12 chromosome 2L, ASM438214v1, whole genome shotgun sequence genome encodes:
- the LOC117141626 gene encoding uncharacterized protein LOC117141626 isoform X1, with protein MKSDNYRLIQEVSKRRCLWDTNMSISYRNQDAALQWASVAQIMQQDVSLCKKRFKGMRDSYRAEVRKIQQKRIQMSHWPYFRSLEFMRQIFDPEGLVPFPPQPFVIDAEQAEAFESTRLVDFAIDLDLDNDDSVDFEIIEDIFKREPSVPQDSGSDKGSLIKPLDSSSSGAHRSDQDLSPTLPIHLPRHQQFLPRPHPPSKRGRRRKTSPSNDAPLLNGYASQASKSATEADLKNDSDLSFLMSMMPHVKSLSAISNLKFRMEMARVLVELREEDQQIVAAAGSEDVLDRGMPKLTPAPNSSFATQLEKSQYHLSNSSYQISSRKTPTSFDYVDSSMVECDVKIENEPLL; from the exons ATGAAATCAGATAACTACCGTCTCATACAGGAGGTGTCCAAGCGGCGGTGTCTGTGGGACACAAACATGTCCATTTCGTACCGCAACCAGGACGCAGCTCTTCAGTGGGCGAGTGTCGCGCAGATAATGCAGCAGGATG TCTCGCTGTGCAAGAAACGTTTCAAGGGAATGCGAGACAGCTACCGGGCAGAGGTGCGCAAGATACAGCAGAAACGCATCCAGATGTCCCACTGGCCGTACTTTCGCTCACTGGAGTTCATGCGCCAAATCTTCGATCCGGAGGGCCTGGTGCCCTTTCCACCACAGCCCTTCGTGATTGACGCCGAGCAGGCGGAAGCCTTCGAGTCCACCCGGCTGGTTGACTTCGCTATCGATTTGGATTTGGACAATGATGACTCTGTTGACTTTGAGATCATCGAGGACATATTCAAGCGGGAGCCGTCAGTGCCCCAGGACTCTGGCTCGGATAAAGGCTCGCTGATCAAGCCTTTGGATTCTTCATCCTCGGGCGCCCATCGCTCCGATCAGGATCTATCGCCCACATTGCCCATACACTTGCCGCGCCACCAACAATTCCTGCCACGTCCACACCCGCCCTCAAAGAGAGGACGTCGGAGGAAGACTTCGCCGTCGAACGATGCTCCCTTATTGAATGGATACGCCAGCCAGGCGTCAAAGTCTGCCACTGAAGCCGATCTAAAGAACGATTCGGACTTGAGTTTCTTGATGAGCATGATGCCGCACGTAAAGTCTCTGTCAGCCATTAGCAATCTTAAGTTTCGAATGGAGATGGCGCGCGTTCTGGTGGAACTCAGGGAGGAGGATCAGCAGATCGTCGCAGCGGCGGGATCCGAAGACGTTCTAGATCGCGGCATGCCCAAACTAACGCCTGCCCCGAATTCCAGTTTTGCCACTCAGCTGGAGAAATCCCAGTACCATCTATCCAATTCCAGCTACCAAATTAGTAGCCGAAAAACACCAACTTCGTTTGACTATGTGGACAGTTCAATGGTTGAGTGCGATGTCAAGATAGAGAATGAGCCTCTGCTATGA
- the LOC117141626 gene encoding uncharacterized protein LOC117141626 isoform X2, with protein sequence MRDSYRAEVRKIQQKRIQMSHWPYFRSLEFMRQIFDPEGLVPFPPQPFVIDAEQAEAFESTRLVDFAIDLDLDNDDSVDFEIIEDIFKREPSVPQDSGSDKGSLIKPLDSSSSGAHRSDQDLSPTLPIHLPRHQQFLPRPHPPSKRGRRRKTSPSNDAPLLNGYASQASKSATEADLKNDSDLSFLMSMMPHVKSLSAISNLKFRMEMARVLVELREEDQQIVAAAGSEDVLDRGMPKLTPAPNSSFATQLEKSQYHLSNSSYQISSRKTPTSFDYVDSSMVECDVKIENEPLL encoded by the coding sequence ATGCGAGACAGCTACCGGGCAGAGGTGCGCAAGATACAGCAGAAACGCATCCAGATGTCCCACTGGCCGTACTTTCGCTCACTGGAGTTCATGCGCCAAATCTTCGATCCGGAGGGCCTGGTGCCCTTTCCACCACAGCCCTTCGTGATTGACGCCGAGCAGGCGGAAGCCTTCGAGTCCACCCGGCTGGTTGACTTCGCTATCGATTTGGATTTGGACAATGATGACTCTGTTGACTTTGAGATCATCGAGGACATATTCAAGCGGGAGCCGTCAGTGCCCCAGGACTCTGGCTCGGATAAAGGCTCGCTGATCAAGCCTTTGGATTCTTCATCCTCGGGCGCCCATCGCTCCGATCAGGATCTATCGCCCACATTGCCCATACACTTGCCGCGCCACCAACAATTCCTGCCACGTCCACACCCGCCCTCAAAGAGAGGACGTCGGAGGAAGACTTCGCCGTCGAACGATGCTCCCTTATTGAATGGATACGCCAGCCAGGCGTCAAAGTCTGCCACTGAAGCCGATCTAAAGAACGATTCGGACTTGAGTTTCTTGATGAGCATGATGCCGCACGTAAAGTCTCTGTCAGCCATTAGCAATCTTAAGTTTCGAATGGAGATGGCGCGCGTTCTGGTGGAACTCAGGGAGGAGGATCAGCAGATCGTCGCAGCGGCGGGATCCGAAGACGTTCTAGATCGCGGCATGCCCAAACTAACGCCTGCCCCGAATTCCAGTTTTGCCACTCAGCTGGAGAAATCCCAGTACCATCTATCCAATTCCAGCTACCAAATTAGTAGCCGAAAAACACCAACTTCGTTTGACTATGTGGACAGTTCAATGGTTGAGTGCGATGTCAAGATAGAGAATGAGCCTCTGCTATGA
- the LOC117141596 gene encoding tubulin-specific chaperone D — protein MSNSVEECKDEDLPANTLEHFTELQQVLEMIDNIKSIAASTFEREFEQYAQVLSRYQEQPHLLDPHLEELLGKLLYKIRKPDLDTGELHAAFKYLYIICKVRTYKVLVKFMPHELSDLEFVLDLLGQQNPKEYEQWETRYILLLWMSILVLNPFHMSRLDAYDTSTSAPTTNCSPVNHVQSKNTKMDRIFELIQLYVSSNDTCSSMAAFLAAKYFIRSDIKDLYLERFLDWIMEQHQADTMNVKFGQLAAVAAILKHGKREDLLPYADKLLQWITSCQYKDDNDFLKYKNYVKIIQRIGLVHLKPRIASWRYKRGTRSLATNLNQTSASGGEPAVLESSMEEGEEIVVPDAIEEVIEELLQALRSGGNDIRWSAAKGLGRVTNRLPKELADEVIGSVIDILNPLEPHEAWHGACLALAELAKRGLLLPHRLEELVPLLMQALFYDEMKGYMSVGQHIRDSACYMCWAFARAYNPDDVKPFVHKISSGLLTVAVFDREVNCRRAASAAFQESVGRLGNFPFGIEISTTTDFYSVGIRQNSYLNISDYIAQFEVYREPLINHLVQHKVSHWDLAIRELTAKALHKLSLWEPEYMAAVVLPQLLAKTDTIDINCRHGCVLAMGEITLSLRKLEEKSDSQVVYLSNQRVVELNELITTFLNKNFYRGMSGDLMKSCSSNYIKNCSQAKLQATPECLVSWQKVIDSCLITKSNAIRDGAVEAFGELCATYYCSDSRHEENEAIINTYLTGADNDLEEHIRMGYIAALGALPSFMIRCHLQAILDSLVKHSLTPLQAVLVGEMGDRENIQAYRWSEARTQSVLALTKLVKTVGYGGGIDSFAEPKNFNKVIECLLKALQEYTLDNRGDIGAWVREAAMPSLYEIITTCPPDLLAPEQVHEIVVGFMQQAVEKIDRTRGLGGRLCCQLIHHQPRIPHIREHSKLLEIFLADAESVLWLFADHTFPLFCELLSLPDYSKRVLLGLSASIGQLTESLIKYASSALFHFLRSNPETVPRLCSEVVQIFEEHLLNERVTYPLLSFLDILIGSGTVESVLHDEANLFAEDIFRLLNLEVKGYKKLYKTATSISAFCQLLQVPRLSKRILSKLSVFLGLQHVHVRKTAATKLYEALALHGDVTEVPEENMDEILTLLSETDWTQPLVEVRPLRNQLCQLMNIKPPVSGAAAAAALQQASADK, from the exons ATGTCGAATTCTGTGGAGGAGTGCAAGGATGAGGACCTGCCCGCAAACACGCTGGAGCACTTCACCGAACTGCAGCAGGTGCTGGAGATGATCGACAACATTAAATCCATTGCCGCTAGCACCTTTGAAAGGGAGTTCGAGCAGTACGCCCAGGTTTTGTCTAGATATCAGGAGCAGCCCCACCTCTTGGATCCACATCTGGAGGAGTTGCTCGGCAAACTGCTCTACAAGATTCGGAAGCCAGATCTAGACACAGGAGAGCTCCATGCAGCCTTCAAGTATCTCTACATCATCTGCAAAGTGCGCACCTATAAGGTACTGGTAAAGTTTATGCCACACGAACTGAGCGATCTGGAGTTTGTTCTGGATTTGCTGGGTCAGCAGAATCCCAAGGAGTACGAACAGTGGGAAACGCGCTATATACTGCTCCTGTGGATGTCTATCCTGGTCCTAAATCCCTTTCACATGTCGAGACTAGATGCCTATGACACCTCCACATCTGCTCCCACCACCAATTGCAGTCCTGTGAACCATGTCCAGtcgaagaacaccaagatggATCGCATCTTCGAGCTCATCCAGCTTTATGTGTCCTCCAACGACACATGCAGCAGCATGGCTGCTTTCCTGGCCGCCAAGTATTTCATTCGCAGTGACATCAAGGATCTATATCTGGAGCGCTTCCTGGACTGGATCATGGAGCAGCACCAAGCGGACACGATGAACGTCAAGTTCGGCCAGCTGGCTGCAGTGGCTGCCATTTTAAAGCACGGAAAGCGAGAGGATCTTCTGCCCTACGCGGACAAGCTTCTTCAGTGGATCACTTCCTGTCAGTACAAGGATGACAACGACTTTCTCAAGTACAAGAACTATGTAAAAATCATCCAGAGAATTGGATTGGTTCATTTGAAGCCACGCATTGCCAGCTGGCGGTATAAAAGAG GCACTCGTTCACTGGCCACCAATCTAAACCAGACAAGTGCGTCAGGAGGTGAACCAGCTGTTTTGGAGTCATCAATGGAGGAAGGCGAGGAAATAGTGGTTCCCGATGCCATAGAAGAGGTGATTGAGGAGCTTCTCCAGGCACTGCGAAGCGGAGGAAACGATATACGCTGGAGTGCCGCCAAAGGATTAGGCAGAGTCACCAATCGCCTTCCCAAGGAGCTGGCCGATGAGGTTATAGGGTCAGTGATTGATATACTAAACCCGCTGGAACCCCACGAGGCTTGGCATGGTGCATGCCTGGCTTTGGCAGAACTGGCAAAAAGGGGATTGCTGCTGCCACATCGATTGGAGGAGCTAGTACCCCTCCTCATGCAGGCGCTCTTCTACGACGAGATGAAGGGCTACATGTCGGTGGGGCAACACATCCGAGACTCAGCCTGCTACATGTGCTGGGCATTTGCCAGGGCTTACAATCCGGATGATGTGAAGCCCTTTGTGCACAAAATCTCATCTGGCCTGCTGACCGTTGCAGTGTTTGATCGCGAGGTGAACTGCAGGCGGGCTGCCTCTGCAGCTTTTCAGGAAAGTGTGGGACGCCTGGGCAACTTTCCCTTCGGAATCGAAATCTCCACCACGACGGACTTCTATTCCGTGGGCATCCGGCAGAATTCTTACCTAAACATCAGTGACTACATTGCACAGTTTGAGGTGTACAGGGAACCATTGATTAACCATCTAGTTCAGCATAAGGTAAGCCATTGGGATTTGGCTATCAGGGAGCTTACAGCCAAAGCCCTGCATAAACTATCCCTTTGGGAGCCCGAGTACATGGCCGCTGTGGTGCTGCCGCAACTGCTGGCCAAAACTGACACCATCGATATTAACTGCCGGCATGGTTGTGTCTTGGCCATGGGAGAAATAACTCTAAGCCTACGGAAACTGGAGGAAAAGAGTGATTCCCAAGTGGTTTACCTGTCCAACCAAAGGGTTGTGGAGCTCAATGAACTAATAACAACGTTCCTAAACAAAAACTTCTATCGCGGAATGAGCGGCGACCTGATGAAATCCTGCTCGAGCAACTACATAAAGAACTGCAGTCAGGCCAAGTTGCAGGCTACGCCGGAGTGCTTGG TTTCCTGGCAGAAAGTCATCGATTCCTGTCTGATCACCAAATCAAACGCTATTCGGGATGGTGCGGTGGAAGCGTTCGGCGAACTCTGTGCCACATATTACTGCTCAGATTCCAGGCACGAGGAAAACGAAGCCATAATTAACACTTATCTAACGGGAGCAGATAACGATTTGGAGGAGCACATTCGCATGGGCTACATTGCTGCTCTGGGCGCGCTCCCCTCCTTTATGATCCGCTGTCATCTGCAGGCTATATTAGACAGTCTGGTGAAACACTCCCTAACTCCACTGCAAGCAGTTCTGGTGGGTGAAATGGGTGACCGCGAGAACATTCAGGCATACAGGTGGAGCGAGGCACGGACACAGAGCGTGCTGGCCTTGACCAAGTTGGTGAAGACCGTGGGATATGGAGGGGGAATTG ACTCATTTGCTGAACCGAAAAACTTTAACAAGGTTATCGAATGTCTGTTAAAAGCTCTGCAAGAGTACACCCTGGACAACCGTGGTGACATCGGAGCGTGGGTGAGGGAGGCGGCCATGCCATCGCTATACGAAATCATCACTACGTGTCCGCCTGATCTCCTTGCCCCAGAGCAAGTGCATGAGATTGTCGTGGGCTTTATGCAACAGGCGGTGGAGAAGATCGATCGCACTCGTGGACTAGGAGGTCGCCTTTGCTGCCAACTGATCCATCATCAGCCGAGGATCCCCCACATACGGGAGCACTCAAAACTCTTGGAAATATTTCTCGCGGATGCGGAATCCGTGCTTTGGTTATTTGCCGATCATACATTCCCGCTGTTCTGCGAGCTGCTCTCTCTGCCGGATTACTCTAAACGAGTCCTTTTGGGTCTGAGTGCCAGCATTGGTCAACTGACTGAATCTCTT ATCAAGTATGCTTCCAGTGCCTTATTCCACTTCTTGCGTTCCAATCCTGAGACTGTTCCGCGTCTCTGCTCGGAAGTGGTCCAGATCTTCGAGGAGCACCTGCTAAACGAGCGCGTGACCTATCCTCTGCTCAGTTTCCTGGATATACTCATTGGCTCCGGAACTGTGGAATCTGTTCTACACGATGAAGCAAATCTCTTTGCAGAGGATATATTTAGGCTGCTCAACCTGGAGGTTAAGGGCTACAAGAAGCTATACAAGACCGCGACCAGCATCAGTGCTTTTTGCCAATTGCTCCAGGTTCCTCGCCTGTCCAAACGCATCCTCTCCAAGCTCTCAGTATTTCTTGGACTGCAGCACGTCCACGTTCGCAAAACCGCTGCTACGAAATTGTACGAAGCGTTGGCTCTGCACGGTGATGTCACCGAAGTGCCCGAGGAGAATATGGATGAGATCCTAACACTGCTCTCGGAAACCGACTGGACCCAGCCGCTGGTGGAGGTACGTCCGCTGCGGAACCAGTTGTGCCAGTTAATGAACATCAAGCCTCCCGTAagtggagcagctgcagcagccgcGTTGCAGCAAGCGAGTGCTGATAAATGA